One genomic window of Streptomyces sp. WP-1 includes the following:
- a CDS encoding PucR family transcriptional regulator ligand-binding domain-containing protein, giving the protein MRLRALLDTDALGLLLLGGEDELDRSVRGVMTTDLRDPSRYLAGGELVLTGLAWRRDAADSEPFVRLLVQAGVAALAAGTAELGGVPEDLVAACARHRLPLLAVDESVAFATVTEHVVRQVSGERAGDLAAVVDRHRRMMTSGPAGGGPDVVLDLLGTDLDLRAWVLSPTGRLIAGSKVAGPELPAGTCARLAAEQLAATRTGRRGPHRVQLDGTTYSLFPIRSSGRTPGAARDVRETVLSDWLLAVEADASDWDGQRMDLLQGVTQLIAVERDRREAARTVRRRLAQEVLELVQTGAAPAEIAARLRVAAPVLLPGLGAAPHWQVVVARVEWDGEEIEGGPVAQSLLEEVLVDPLATGPEPADRIAVAHTGDEAVALVPLPAVPAVAADRAGAETGLLADALLQVVREPLSAGLDGDGRLTLGVSAAVHSAEGLRGALEEARHARRVAAARPGRVCAAGHQELASHVLLLPFVPDDVRRAFTARLLDPLTDYDRRHRAELIPTLEAFLDCDGSWTRCATRLHLHVNTLRYRVGRIEQLTGRDLSRLEDKLDFFLALRMS; this is encoded by the coding sequence ATGCGGCTGCGCGCACTGCTGGACACCGACGCGCTGGGCCTGCTGCTGCTCGGCGGCGAGGACGAGCTGGACCGCTCGGTGCGCGGTGTGATGACGACCGACCTGCGGGACCCGAGCCGCTACCTCGCCGGTGGCGAGCTGGTGCTGACCGGGCTCGCCTGGCGGCGGGACGCGGCGGACTCCGAGCCGTTCGTGCGCCTGCTGGTGCAGGCCGGGGTGGCGGCCCTCGCGGCGGGCACCGCCGAGCTGGGCGGGGTGCCGGAGGACCTGGTCGCGGCCTGCGCCAGGCACCGGCTGCCGCTGCTCGCGGTGGACGAGTCGGTGGCCTTCGCGACGGTCACCGAGCATGTCGTACGACAGGTGTCCGGTGAGCGCGCCGGGGACCTGGCCGCCGTGGTGGACCGGCACCGCCGGATGATGACCTCGGGCCCGGCGGGCGGCGGCCCCGATGTGGTGCTCGACCTGCTCGGCACCGACCTCGACCTGCGCGCCTGGGTGCTCTCCCCCACCGGCCGGCTGATCGCCGGCTCCAAGGTGGCGGGCCCCGAGCTGCCCGCCGGGACCTGCGCCCGGCTGGCCGCCGAGCAGCTGGCCGCCACCCGCACCGGCCGGCGCGGCCCGCACCGGGTCCAGCTGGACGGTACGACGTACTCGCTCTTCCCGATCCGCTCCTCGGGGCGCACCCCGGGCGCCGCGCGCGATGTGCGCGAGACGGTGCTGTCGGACTGGCTGCTGGCCGTGGAGGCGGACGCGAGCGACTGGGACGGGCAGCGGATGGACCTGCTCCAGGGCGTCACCCAGCTGATCGCCGTGGAGCGCGACCGCCGGGAGGCGGCCCGTACGGTACGGCGCCGGCTCGCCCAGGAGGTCCTGGAGCTGGTGCAGACGGGCGCGGCGCCAGCGGAGATCGCGGCCCGGCTGCGGGTGGCCGCGCCGGTGCTGCTGCCCGGTCTCGGCGCGGCTCCGCACTGGCAGGTCGTGGTGGCCCGGGTGGAGTGGGACGGCGAGGAGATCGAGGGCGGCCCGGTGGCCCAGTCGCTCCTGGAGGAGGTGCTGGTCGACCCGCTGGCGACCGGCCCCGAGCCCGCCGACCGGATCGCCGTGGCGCACACCGGGGACGAGGCGGTGGCGCTGGTGCCGCTGCCCGCCGTACCGGCCGTCGCCGCGGACCGGGCGGGCGCGGAGACCGGGCTGCTCGCCGACGCGCTGCTCCAGGTGGTGCGCGAGCCGCTGTCGGCGGGCCTGGACGGCGACGGGCGGCTCACGCTCGGCGTCAGCGCGGCCGTGCACTCGGCGGAGGGCCTGCGCGGCGCCCTGGAGGAGGCACGGCACGCCCGCCGGGTGGCGGCGGCCCGGCCCGGCCGGGTCTGCGCGGCCGGGCACCAGGAGCTGGCCAGCCATGTGCTGCTGCTGCCGTTCGTCCCGGACGATGTGCGCCGCGCCTTCACGGCCCGGCTGCTCGACCCGCTGACGGACTACGACCGCCGGCACCGCGCGGAGCTGATACCGACCCTGGAGGCGTTCCTCGACTGCGACGGCTCCTGGACCCGCTGCGCCACCCGGCTGCATCTGCACGTCAACACGCTGCGCTACCGCGTCGGGCGGATCGAGCAGTTGACGGGACGGGACCTGTCGCGGCTGGAGGACAAGCTCGATTTCTTCCTGGCGCTGCGGATGAGCTGA
- a CDS encoding protein phosphatase 2C domain-containing protein — MGSGPPTYDPEPTALPEAEPEELGELVPDTVLDGARYGTWTLRSVSLSGDSARYRGEPRRDALLTARFGTGEHALVLVAMATGARATPEAHLAAAEACRWIGRAVGRSHRRLAEDIRATRRADLKAGLHRLTDRGLGRLRASAAERGARPEEYTATLRCLLLPADPYCRTRVFFGVGDGGLFLLRDGTWRDIEPRATADEPPAPPRAPGPAEDDDRLTLDLGLPAPPDPYEPRPEPPPPARDPFRFQVSLARPGDALLMCTQGLAEPLRGEPALSAYLSRRWSGRRAPGLAAFLADARVRVKGYADDRTAAALWEA; from the coding sequence GTGGGGTCCGGGCCGCCCACCTACGATCCCGAGCCCACCGCCCTCCCCGAGGCCGAGCCCGAGGAGCTGGGGGAGCTGGTGCCGGACACCGTCCTGGACGGGGCCCGGTACGGGACGTGGACGCTGCGGTCGGTGTCGCTGAGCGGGGACTCGGCGCGCTACCGGGGCGAGCCGCGCCGGGACGCGCTGCTGACCGCGCGGTTCGGCACCGGCGAACACGCCCTCGTACTCGTCGCGATGGCCACCGGCGCCCGGGCCACCCCCGAGGCGCACCTCGCGGCGGCCGAGGCGTGCCGCTGGATCGGCCGGGCGGTGGGCCGCAGCCACCGGCGGCTCGCCGAGGACATCCGCGCCACCCGCCGCGCCGACCTGAAGGCGGGCCTGCACCGGCTCACCGACCGGGGCCTCGGCCGGCTCCGCGCGAGCGCCGCCGAACGGGGCGCACGGCCCGAGGAGTACACGGCCACCCTGCGCTGCCTGCTGCTGCCCGCCGACCCGTACTGCCGTACCCGTGTCTTCTTCGGCGTCGGCGACGGCGGCCTCTTCCTGCTGCGGGACGGCACCTGGCGGGACATCGAGCCGCGCGCCACGGCGGACGAGCCCCCCGCCCCGCCCCGGGCACCCGGGCCCGCCGAGGACGACGACCGCCTCACCCTCGACCTCGGCCTCCCCGCCCCGCCGGACCCGTACGAACCCCGGCCCGAGCCGCCCCCGCCCGCCCGCGACCCCTTCCGCTTCCAGGTCTCGCTAGCCCGCCCGGGTGATGCGCTGCTGATGTGCACCCAGGGCCTCGCGGAGCCGCTGCGCGGTGAGCCCGCCCTGAGCGCCTATCTGTCCCGGCGCTGGTCCGGCCGCCGCGCGCCCGGCCTCGCCGCGTTCCTCGCCGACGCCCGGGTACGGGTCAAGGGCTACGCCGACGACCGTACGGCCGCGGCCCTGTGGGAGGCGTAA
- a CDS encoding xanthine dehydrogenase family protein subunit M, which translates to MDFLRPASWEEALAAKAAHPTAVPIAGGTDVMVEINFDHRRPEYLLDLNRVVDLYEWETGEDSVRLGASVPYSTIMERLRAELPGLALASHTVASPQIRNRGGVGGNLGTASPAGDAHPALLAAGAEVEVASAARGTRMIPIDDFYTGVKRNALQPDELIRAVHVKKADGPQQYSKVGTRNAMVIAVCAFGLALHPESRTVRTGIGSAAPTPVRAKAAEEFLNAALAEGGFWDNGKTITPAVAKQFADLCAASCNPIDDVRGTASYRRHAVGVMARRTLTWTWESYRGTRRTEGAA; encoded by the coding sequence ATGGACTTCCTTCGCCCCGCCAGCTGGGAGGAGGCGCTCGCCGCGAAGGCCGCGCATCCCACCGCTGTGCCGATTGCGGGTGGCACCGATGTGATGGTCGAGATCAACTTCGACCACCGCAGGCCCGAGTACCTGCTCGACCTCAACCGCGTCGTCGATCTCTACGAATGGGAGACCGGCGAGGACTCCGTGCGGCTGGGTGCCTCCGTGCCGTACAGCACCATCATGGAACGGCTCCGTGCCGAGCTGCCGGGCCTCGCGCTCGCCTCGCACACGGTCGCCTCCCCGCAGATCCGCAACCGCGGCGGCGTCGGCGGCAACCTCGGTACGGCGTCGCCCGCCGGCGACGCCCACCCCGCCCTCCTCGCCGCGGGCGCCGAGGTCGAGGTGGCGTCGGCGGCGCGCGGCACCCGGATGATCCCGATCGACGACTTCTACACCGGCGTCAAGCGCAACGCGCTCCAGCCCGACGAACTGATCCGCGCCGTCCATGTGAAGAAGGCGGACGGCCCCCAGCAGTACTCCAAGGTCGGCACCCGCAACGCCATGGTCATCGCCGTGTGCGCCTTCGGCCTCGCCCTGCACCCCGAGAGCCGCACCGTGCGCACCGGCATCGGCTCGGCCGCGCCCACACCGGTGCGCGCCAAGGCCGCCGAGGAGTTCCTGAACGCGGCGCTCGCGGAGGGCGGCTTCTGGGACAACGGGAAGACCATCACCCCCGCCGTCGCCAAGCAGTTCGCCGACCTGTGCGCCGCCTCCTGCAACCCGATCGACGACGTCCGGGGCACCGCGAGCTACCGCCGGCACGCGGTCGGCGTCATGGCCCGCCGGACGCTGACCTGGACCTGGGAGTCGTACCGCGGCACCCGCCGCACCGAGGGAGCTGCGTGA
- a CDS encoding GDSL-type esterase/lipase family protein yields the protein MGKVKRVLTVLLLALALPGTRATVGVAAAPGVVHTAPRWSGSWETAPSGTTAARPGAAIRNVVRLSVGGTAVRVRISNRLGTEPLRLGAVTVALRRAQGPDAAPGTLRPVTFKGAPATTVPAGRDTVSDRVPLAVPDAADLLVTVYTPEDDGRATYHASALQTSYVAPEGAGHADDTSGSSYRTIIKSWYYVTGVDVLGRATGSVVAFGDSLTDGTGSTPDTDRRWPDRLAARLRDHGLGVLNAGISGNRLLRDGTGPSALARLDADALDRAGARILVVLEGINDIKGLPPANDPAAYADAYRTLVSRAHARGIRVVGVTLTPFRGYAAYTDGREDVRQRINAFIRTGGAFDAVADADAAVRDPAEPTRIRPAYDPGDHLHFTDAGMAAVAETVRRALGRISPGGHG from the coding sequence ATGGGCAAGGTGAAACGGGTCCTCACGGTCCTGCTGCTGGCGCTGGCCCTGCCGGGCACCCGGGCCACCGTCGGCGTCGCCGCCGCACCCGGTGTCGTCCACACCGCGCCCCGCTGGAGCGGAAGTTGGGAGACCGCGCCCTCCGGGACCACCGCCGCGCGGCCCGGCGCGGCGATCCGCAACGTCGTCCGGCTCAGCGTCGGCGGCACCGCCGTACGGGTCCGGATCAGCAACCGGCTCGGCACCGAGCCGCTGCGGCTCGGGGCGGTCACCGTGGCGCTGCGCCGGGCCCAGGGCCCGGACGCCGCACCCGGTACCCTGCGCCCCGTCACCTTCAAGGGCGCCCCCGCAACGACCGTCCCGGCGGGGCGGGACACCGTCAGCGACCGGGTGCCGCTGGCCGTGCCGGACGCCGCCGACCTCCTCGTCACCGTGTACACACCCGAGGACGACGGCCGCGCCACCTACCACGCGAGCGCCCTCCAGACCAGCTACGTGGCCCCCGAGGGCGCGGGCCATGCCGATGACACGAGCGGGTCGTCGTACCGGACGATCATCAAGTCCTGGTACTACGTGACCGGCGTCGACGTCCTCGGCCGCGCCACCGGCAGCGTCGTGGCCTTCGGCGACTCCCTCACCGACGGCACCGGATCCACCCCGGACACCGACCGCCGCTGGCCCGACCGGCTCGCCGCCCGGCTGCGCGACCACGGGCTCGGCGTCCTCAACGCCGGGATCAGCGGCAACCGGCTGCTGCGCGACGGCACCGGCCCCAGCGCCCTCGCCCGCCTCGACGCCGACGCCCTCGACCGGGCCGGGGCCCGCATCCTCGTCGTCCTCGAGGGCATCAACGACATCAAGGGCCTGCCCCCGGCCAACGACCCCGCCGCCTACGCCGACGCCTACCGCACCCTCGTCTCCCGCGCCCACGCCCGGGGCATCCGGGTCGTCGGCGTCACCCTCACCCCGTTCCGCGGCTACGCCGCCTACACCGACGGCCGCGAGGACGTACGGCAGCGGATCAACGCCTTCATCCGCACCGGCGGCGCCTTCGACGCGGTCGCCGACGCCGACGCGGCCGTCCGCGACCCGGCCGAGCCGACCCGGATCCGCCCGGCGTACGACCCCGGCGACCATCTGCACTTCACCGACGCCGGGATGGCGGCGGTGGCGGAGACGGTCCGGAGGGCGCTCGGCCGGATCAGTCCGGGCGGCCACGGGTGA
- a CDS encoding LuxR family transcriptional regulator, producing the protein MLTAIGLDDRHEAAYRALVAVGAADVADLARRLTLGVPDTERALQGLERQGLAARSSARPGRWVAAPPAVALGALLTRQRHELERAELAAALLAREYRAAAAEPAVHDLVEVVTGASAVAQRFLQLQLGAADEVCALVTGDPVAVTAPENEAEEQATGRGVRYRVVVERAVLDLPQALGGLTEALGRGERVRMADRVPTKLVVADRSLAMVPLTSHSAEPAALVVHASGLLELLAGLFESVWREALPLRLNTDGAAEEVPDGPDATDLEVLSLLLAGLTDASVAKQLDLGLRTVQRRVKRLMELAGVTTRLQLGWHAYERGWVTRGRPD; encoded by the coding sequence ATGCTGACGGCGATAGGTCTGGACGACCGGCACGAGGCGGCGTACCGGGCGCTGGTGGCGGTGGGCGCGGCCGATGTGGCCGATCTGGCACGGCGGTTGACGCTGGGGGTGCCGGACACCGAGCGCGCGTTGCAGGGGCTGGAGCGGCAGGGGCTCGCGGCCCGTTCCTCGGCGCGGCCCGGCCGTTGGGTGGCGGCGCCGCCCGCGGTGGCGCTGGGCGCGCTGCTCACCCGGCAGCGGCACGAGCTGGAGCGGGCCGAGCTGGCGGCGGCGCTGCTCGCGCGGGAGTACCGGGCGGCGGCGGCCGAGCCCGCGGTGCACGACCTGGTGGAGGTGGTGACCGGCGCCTCGGCGGTCGCGCAGCGCTTCCTCCAGCTGCAACTGGGCGCCGCCGATGAGGTGTGCGCGCTGGTGACCGGGGATCCGGTGGCGGTGACCGCGCCGGAGAACGAGGCGGAGGAGCAGGCGACCGGGCGCGGGGTGCGCTACCGGGTGGTGGTGGAACGGGCGGTGCTCGATCTGCCGCAGGCGCTCGGCGGGTTGACGGAGGCGCTCGGCCGGGGCGAGCGGGTGCGGATGGCGGACCGGGTGCCGACGAAGCTGGTGGTGGCCGACCGCTCGCTCGCGATGGTGCCGCTGACCTCGCACAGCGCGGAGCCGGCCGCGCTCGTGGTGCATGCCAGCGGTCTGCTGGAGCTGCTGGCCGGGCTGTTCGAGTCGGTGTGGCGGGAGGCGCTGCCGCTGCGGCTGAACACGGACGGCGCGGCGGAGGAGGTGCCGGACGGTCCGGACGCCACCGATCTGGAGGTGCTGTCGCTGCTGCTGGCCGGGCTGACAGACGCGAGCGTGGCCAAGCAGCTGGATCTGGGCCTGCGCACCGTGCAGCGCCGGGTGAAGCGGCTGATGGAGCTGGCCGGGGTGACCACCCGGCTCCAGCTGGGCTGGCACGCCTACGAGCGCGGCTGGGTCACCCGTGGCCGCCCGGACTGA
- a CDS encoding DUF2637 domain-containing protein, with amino-acid sequence MRLTDISLNWLLPGAVLLLGMVAAVAVLARGKRSSGENASADDSWERSEERRRRKEAIYGTASYVLLFCCAAVAAALSFHGLVGFGEQNLGLTDGWQYLVPFGLDGAAMFCSVLAVREASHGDAALGSRILVWMFAAAAAWFNWVHAPRGVDHAGAPQFFSGMSLSAAVLFDRALKQTRRAALREQGLVPRPLPQIRIVRWLRAPRETYKAWSLMLLEGVRSLDEAVEEVREDNRQKEQSRLRRREQQRMERAQLKAISRGHGRFVNRVGGGRQVEVQAVERGSSGATTAEPAIAAAEQLPVPSRPSLQPVRKGSEPVAKGSEPVTVDLTAEDDTMALPRLDSLERKLKEMEQQFG; translated from the coding sequence ATGAGACTGACCGACATATCGCTGAACTGGCTGCTTCCGGGCGCCGTACTGCTCCTGGGCATGGTGGCGGCGGTAGCGGTGCTCGCGCGCGGAAAGCGCTCCTCCGGGGAGAACGCGAGTGCGGACGACTCCTGGGAGCGCAGCGAGGAGCGCCGGCGCCGCAAGGAGGCCATCTACGGCACCGCCTCCTACGTGCTGCTGTTCTGCTGCGCGGCGGTGGCGGCCGCGCTGTCCTTCCACGGCCTCGTCGGCTTCGGCGAGCAGAACCTGGGCCTGACCGACGGCTGGCAGTACCTGGTGCCGTTCGGCCTCGACGGTGCGGCCATGTTCTGCTCCGTCCTCGCGGTGCGCGAGGCCAGCCACGGTGACGCGGCCCTCGGCTCGCGCATCCTCGTATGGATGTTCGCCGCGGCCGCGGCCTGGTTCAACTGGGTGCACGCGCCGCGCGGCGTCGACCACGCGGGCGCCCCGCAGTTCTTCTCCGGCATGTCCCTGTCGGCCGCCGTCCTGTTCGACCGCGCGCTCAAGCAGACCCGCCGCGCCGCGCTGCGCGAGCAGGGCCTGGTGCCGCGTCCGCTGCCGCAGATCCGCATCGTGCGCTGGCTGCGCGCGCCCCGCGAGACCTACAAGGCGTGGTCGCTGATGCTCCTGGAGGGCGTGCGCAGCCTGGACGAGGCGGTCGAGGAGGTCCGCGAGGACAACCGGCAGAAGGAGCAGTCGCGCCTGCGCAGGCGCGAGCAGCAGCGGATGGAGCGCGCCCAGCTCAAGGCCATCAGCCGGGGCCACGGCCGCTTCGTGAACCGGGTCGGCGGCGGCCGGCAGGTCGAGGTGCAGGCGGTGGAGCGCGGCTCCTCGGGCGCCACCACCGCGGAGCCTGCCATAGCGGCCGCGGAACAGCTGCCGGTGCCCTCCCGTCCCTCCCTCCAGCCGGTCCGCAAAGGGTCTGAGCCCGTGGCCAAAGGGTCCGAGCCGGTGACCGTCGACCTCACCGCCGAGGACGACACCATGGCCCTGCCCCGACTGGACTCCCTGGAGCGCAAGCTCAAGGAGATGGAGCAGCAGTTCGGCTAG
- a CDS encoding pyruvate dehydrogenase, with protein MAKQNVAEQFVDILVRAGVRRLYGVVGDSLNPIVDAVRRHSHIDWVHVRHEETAAFAAGAEAQITGKLAACAGSCGPGNLHLINGLYDAHRSMAPVLALASHIPSSEIGLGYFQETHPDRLFQECSHYSELISSPKQMPRLLQTAIQHAVGQSGVSVVALPGDIAAEPAPEKAAQSALVTSRPTVRPGDAEIDALVEMIDQAGKVTLFCGSGTAGAHAEVMEFAEKVKSPVGHALRGKEFIQYDNPYDVGMSGLLGYGAAYEATHGCDLLILLGTDFPYNAFLPDDVRIAQIDVRPEVLGRRSRLDLAVWGDVRETLRCLVPRVKEKTDRRFLDRMLKKHADALEGVVKAYTRKVDRHVPIHPEYVAAVLDEVADDDAVFTVDTGMCNVWAARYISPNGRRRIIGSFSHGSMANALPMAIGAQFTDRRRQVVSMSGDGGFAMLMGDFLTLVQQDLPVKVVLFDNSSLGMVELEMMVSGLPAYGTANANPDFAAVARACGAYGVRVEKPKQLAGALKDAFRHKGPALVDIVTDPNALSIPPKISAEMVTGFALSASKIVLDGGVGRMVQMARSNLRNVPRP; from the coding sequence ATGGCCAAGCAGAACGTAGCCGAGCAGTTCGTCGACATCCTCGTCCGCGCCGGCGTGCGCCGCCTGTACGGCGTCGTCGGCGACAGCCTCAACCCGATCGTGGACGCCGTCCGCCGGCACTCCCATATCGACTGGGTGCACGTCCGCCACGAGGAGACCGCCGCCTTCGCGGCCGGCGCCGAGGCCCAGATCACCGGGAAGCTGGCCGCCTGCGCGGGCTCCTGCGGCCCCGGCAACCTGCACCTCATCAACGGCCTGTACGACGCTCACCGCTCCATGGCCCCCGTGCTCGCCCTCGCCTCCCACATCCCCTCCAGCGAGATCGGCCTCGGGTACTTCCAGGAGACCCACCCCGACCGGCTCTTCCAGGAGTGCAGCCACTACAGCGAGCTGATCTCCAGCCCCAAGCAGATGCCCCGGCTGCTCCAGACCGCCATCCAGCACGCGGTCGGCCAGAGCGGCGTCAGCGTGGTCGCGCTGCCCGGCGACATCGCCGCCGAACCGGCCCCGGAGAAGGCCGCGCAGAGCGCCCTGGTCACCTCCCGGCCCACCGTCCGCCCCGGCGACGCCGAGATCGACGCCCTCGTGGAGATGATCGACCAGGCGGGCAAGGTCACCCTGTTCTGCGGCAGCGGCACGGCCGGGGCGCACGCCGAGGTCATGGAGTTCGCCGAGAAGGTCAAGTCCCCGGTGGGACACGCCCTGCGCGGCAAGGAGTTCATCCAGTACGACAACCCGTACGACGTCGGCATGAGCGGGCTGCTCGGCTACGGCGCCGCCTACGAGGCGACCCACGGGTGCGATCTGCTGATCCTGCTCGGCACCGACTTCCCGTACAACGCCTTCCTGCCCGACGATGTGCGGATCGCCCAGATCGACGTACGGCCCGAGGTGCTCGGCCGGCGCTCCCGGCTCGACCTCGCCGTGTGGGGCGATGTGCGCGAGACGTTGCGGTGCCTCGTCCCGCGTGTCAAGGAGAAGACCGACCGGCGCTTCCTGGACCGGATGCTGAAGAAGCACGCCGACGCGCTGGAGGGCGTGGTCAAGGCGTACACCAGGAAGGTCGACCGGCACGTCCCGATCCACCCCGAGTACGTGGCCGCCGTCCTGGACGAAGTCGCCGACGACGACGCGGTGTTCACCGTCGACACCGGCATGTGCAACGTCTGGGCCGCGCGCTACATCTCGCCCAACGGCCGCCGCAGGATCATCGGTTCTTTCTCGCACGGCTCGATGGCCAACGCGCTGCCCATGGCGATCGGCGCGCAGTTCACCGACCGGCGCCGGCAGGTGGTGTCGATGTCGGGCGACGGCGGATTCGCCATGCTGATGGGCGACTTCCTGACGCTGGTGCAGCAGGACCTTCCGGTCAAGGTCGTGCTGTTCGACAACTCCTCGCTCGGCATGGTCGAGTTGGAGATGATGGTCTCCGGACTGCCCGCGTACGGCACCGCCAACGCCAACCCGGACTTCGCCGCCGTGGCCCGCGCGTGCGGGGCGTACGGGGTGCGGGTGGAGAAGCCCAAGCAGCTCGCGGGGGCGCTCAAGGACGCGTTCCGGCACAAGGGACCGGCCCTGGTGGACATCGTCACCGACCCCAACGCCCTGTCCATCCCGCCGAAGATCAGCGCCGAGATGGTCACCGGGTTCGCGCTGTCCGCCTCCAAGATCGTGCTGGACGGCGGGGTCGGCCGCATGGTCCAGATGGCCCGCTCCAACCTGCGCAACGTGCCCCGGCCCTGA
- a CDS encoding (2Fe-2S)-binding protein codes for MRVNFTVNGRPQEADDVWEGESLLYVLRERLGLPGSKNACEQGECGSCTVRLDGVPVCSCLVAAGQAEGRDVVTVEGLADHARQRSRGGSGQASDGVCLDAAKGWAAKGGTDSQAGEGAELAPVQQAFIDAGAVQCGFCTPGLLVASDELLERNPNPSDADIREALSGNLCRCTGYEKIMDAVRLAAARQSEGV; via the coding sequence ATGCGCGTCAACTTCACCGTCAACGGACGCCCGCAGGAGGCCGACGACGTCTGGGAGGGCGAGTCCCTGCTCTACGTGCTGCGCGAGCGGCTCGGCCTGCCCGGCTCCAAGAACGCCTGCGAACAGGGTGAGTGCGGATCCTGCACGGTACGGCTCGACGGCGTGCCGGTCTGTTCCTGTCTGGTCGCGGCCGGACAGGCCGAGGGCCGGGACGTGGTGACCGTCGAGGGCCTCGCCGACCACGCCCGGCAGCGCTCCCGCGGCGGCTCCGGCCAAGCCTCCGACGGCGTCTGCCTGGACGCCGCCAAGGGCTGGGCGGCCAAGGGCGGGACCGACTCCCAGGCCGGCGAGGGCGCCGAACTCGCCCCGGTCCAGCAGGCGTTCATCGACGCCGGCGCCGTCCAGTGCGGCTTCTGCACCCCGGGCCTGCTCGTCGCCTCCGACGAACTCCTGGAGCGCAACCCCAACCCGTCCGACGCCGACATCCGCGAGGCGCTGTCGGGCAACCTGTGCCGCTGCACGGGCTACGAGAAGATCATGGACGCGGTCCGCCTGGCCGCCGCCCGCCAGTCCGAGGGGGTCTGA
- a CDS encoding ATP-binding protein, protein MEPPQRLWRRLGRADLRSVPEARRELRELLRDWGKPGRSEIAELLTSELVTNALVHTDDDAVLTAVVAPGGLRVEVRDFVPRRPQVRTPDPDDDTHGRGMVLVESLADAWGVRPHGVGKSVWFELGAEAA, encoded by the coding sequence GTGGAGCCGCCGCAGCGGCTGTGGCGCAGGCTCGGGCGGGCGGATCTGCGCTCGGTGCCCGAGGCCCGCCGGGAGCTGCGCGAGCTGCTGCGGGACTGGGGCAAGCCGGGACGCTCGGAGATCGCCGAGCTGCTCACCAGCGAACTGGTCACCAACGCGCTCGTGCACACCGACGACGACGCCGTGCTCACCGCGGTCGTGGCACCGGGCGGACTCCGGGTGGAGGTACGGGACTTCGTGCCCCGAAGACCCCAGGTGCGCACCCCGGACCCGGACGACGACACCCACGGCCGGGGCATGGTCCTGGTGGAGTCGCTCGCGGACGCCTGGGGCGTACGGCCGCACGGGGTCGGCAAATCGGTGTGGTTCGAACTGGGCGCCGAGGCGGCGTGA
- a CDS encoding GntR family transcriptional regulator, with protein sequence MRQGAQGSAAAYTHSEGLVPGPRRPEDGRPVIQRASVRGQILEALRTALVAGELKPGEVYSAPLLGDRFGVSATPVREAMQQLALEGAVEVVPNRGFRVVERGVRELAELAEVRELLEVPVMLRLARTVPAARWAELRPLAQDTVRAAASGCPATYAESDRAFHRAMLALSGNDELVRIACDLHRRAQWPLVGGPVRHARADLVADAAEHVSLLEALVSRDFEVVRELVAEHFAGAA encoded by the coding sequence GTGAGGCAGGGCGCGCAGGGCTCCGCGGCGGCGTACACGCACAGTGAGGGACTGGTTCCCGGCCCGCGCCGGCCCGAGGACGGGCGGCCCGTGATACAGCGGGCCTCGGTGCGCGGGCAGATCCTGGAGGCGCTGCGCACGGCGCTGGTCGCGGGCGAGCTGAAGCCGGGCGAGGTGTACTCGGCGCCGCTGCTCGGGGACCGCTTCGGGGTCTCGGCGACGCCCGTGCGCGAGGCGATGCAGCAGCTGGCCCTGGAGGGCGCCGTCGAGGTGGTGCCCAACCGCGGGTTCCGGGTGGTCGAGCGGGGCGTGCGGGAGCTGGCCGAGCTGGCGGAGGTGCGGGAGCTGCTGGAGGTCCCGGTGATGCTGCGCCTCGCGCGTACGGTCCCGGCCGCGCGCTGGGCCGAGCTGCGGCCGCTCGCCCAGGACACGGTCCGCGCGGCGGCGTCCGGCTGCCCCGCGACGTACGCCGAGTCCGACCGCGCCTTCCACCGCGCGATGCTGGCCCTCTCCGGCAACGACGAACTGGTCCGCATCGCCTGCGACCTGCACCGCCGCGCCCAGTGGCCCCTGGTCGGCGGCCCCGTCCGGCACGCCCGCGCGGACCTCGTCGCGGACGCGGCGGAGCATGTGTCCCTGCTGGAGGCGCTGGTGTCCCGGGACTTCGAGGTGGTGCGGGAACTGGTGGCGGAACACTTCGCGGGCGCGGCCTGA